A DNA window from Hoplias malabaricus isolate fHopMal1 chromosome 5, fHopMal1.hap1, whole genome shotgun sequence contains the following coding sequences:
- the lamb3 gene encoding laminin subunit beta-3 isoform X1, producing MNSWDSGMQMWMFVLIYALATECLAQQDCSRGACHPPLGELLIGRESQLTASSTCGLTGTEVYCTPFGRWKMKCCPCDSRNPAGPNAHTIQDILPMAEPERWWQSRKDVSPVSLQLDLKQMFQVDNVMLSFKGPRPEALVIERTRDFGKTWQPALYMASECASTFPQVTMAKPRTLYHTYCYTLPTTTSNPYQDQRIYFHPLHQYSGINVPQEQKIEEVSGFTGLRVNLTQFGSVPHLPGRSPSRFYALKALKVTGTCFCHGHANRCLPDPTSNLLSTVQVNEMCECQHNTAGVNCQRCADLYNDLPWRPAQLHNTHTCKRCECNNHAERCHFDAAVFERSGRRSGGVCDGCLHHTIGSNCERCADNYYRNKLSSIQSTDACIPCECNSAGVVPGRPCDPVTGVCVCKSNVEGVGCDRCRPGFFGLNAVNPLGCSECSCSVTGSLHGVCDAVSGQCSCRPNYYGHSCDRCSPGFWNSPSGCEPCTCDPESSLSSTCDQWTGQCVCRSGSMGRTCSGCADGTYGDPLTSCKRCECDLLGTAPGGCDKQTGVCRCKAGVVGARCDACARGHCASFPQCPVCPSCFFSLDAQLQNLTLGLDFLLDRLDQTGPTTPGDLDDQIQNLENTLLQIRGSLTLPPRSDPLLNKGLDTLRTLRLFFMRVNSGLKAADPFPDLQGGLDTLETLLASIRLAYRNKNTTTSTGNSYAGVLAAIKKAYDRSEQAEKQANITGTTISQSASTRENAKKQVDSVQPENTKTLQKLREDLETRPNLTPTTLQVCGSNRVSPCTPAECVGEVCPAGETPTCEQIEHCTGALPQSLTAKQETEHVQNKLQQLSNNITHTYTQIQEVQDLANHVRLSTDELTNQIRQMRDDLDYDLQNVKDFVKKLKDFLSDPSSDPAQVQQVCEEVLGVGLHEGEESLRKKLQELQDLAMTLPDSSRVLQEAEPKLLQAQRLLQEAQKARNDSLRLQEDTDQLLEALIQSDDNIMDLEDKLKQSQDIINSVKDNVQQVEDLLSPVEQLVSEVPELLDSVRPLMEKLKNAVQRAGVQAEEAEKQAGGAQLEANLAAKELEALQDQLKKLKQNANASSGANAADQRVNVLQEDAAALVQETIHMMTTLTDRERSLQNSTDFLHKSSERLVGLDAQLQGLISDINKKATELMLCQG from the exons ATGAACTCCTGGGATTCAGGAATGCAGATGTGGATGTTTGTCCTGATATACG CGCTAGCCACAGAGTGTTTAGCACAGCAGGACTGTAGCCGAGGGGCGTGTCATCCTCCATTGGGGGAGCTTCTAATTGGACGAGAATCTCAGTTGACTGCTTCCTCCACCTGCGGCCTGACTGGAACAGAAGTGTACTGCACTCCTTTTGGAcgg TGGAAGATGAAATGTTGCCCATGCGACTCCAGGAACCCAGCAGGTCCTAATGCCCACACCATCCAGGACATTCTCCCCATGGCAGAACCAGAACGCTGGTGGCAGTCCAGGAAAG atgtgAGTCCAGTCTCTCTGCAGCTTGATCTGAAACAGATGTTCCAGGTCGACAATGTGATGCTTTCGTTTAAG GGCCCTCGACCTGAGGCTCTTGTTATTGAAAGGACGAGAGATTTCGGCAAGACCTGGCAACCCGCTCTCTACATGGCATCTGAGTGTGCCTCCACCTTCCCCCAGGTTACCATGGCAAAGCCCAGAACCCTATACCACACCTACTGCTACACCCTCCCCACCACAACCTCCAATCCTTACCAGGACCAACGG ATTTATTTCCACCCTCTTCATCAGTACTCCGGGATTAACGTCCCCCAGGAACAGAAGATCGAAG AGGTTAGTGGGTTCACGGGTCTGCGTGTGAATCTGACCCAATTCGGTTCTGTTCCTCACCTTCCGGGTCGCAGCCCAAGCCGCTTCTATGCTCTCAAGGCCTTAAAAGTCACGGGGACATGTTTCTGCCATGGCCACGCCAATCGCTGCCTGCCCGATCCCACCTCCAACCTGCTGTCCACTGTACAG GTGAACGAAATGTGTGAATGCCAACATAACACAGCTGGTGTAAACTGTCAACGCTGCGCTGACCTTTACAACGACCTTCCCTGGAGACCAGCTCAACTCCACAACACACATACCTGCAAAC GTTGTGAGTGTAATAATCACGCTGAACGCTGTCACTTCGACGCTGCTGTGTTCGAGCGGAGTGGGCGGCGAAGCGGGGGAGTATGTGATGGGTGTTTACATCACACCATAGGAAGCAACTGCGAACGCTGCGCTGACAACTACTACAGGAACAAACTCAGCAGCATCCAGAGCACGGACGCATGCATAC CGTGTGAGTGTAACTCTGCAGGTGTGGTGCCCGGTCGCCCGTGTGACCCAGTAaccggagtgtgtgtgtgtaagtctaACGTGGAGGGTGTGGGATGTGACAGGTGCAGACCCGGGTTTTTTGGCCTGAACGCAGTGAACCCTCTCGGCTGCTCCG agtgttCCTGCAGTGTGACTGGTTCTCTCCAcggagtgtgtgatgctgtgaGCGGTCAGTGCTCTTGCCGTCCGAATTATTACGGACATTCCTGTGACCGCTGTTCTCCTGGGTTCTGGAACTCACCCTCAGGCTGTGAGCCTTGTACCTGTGACCCCGAGTCCTCCCTCAGCTCCACCTGTgaccag TGgacaggtcagtgtgtgtgtcggtCAGGGTCTATGGGACGTACATGCAGTGGCTGCGCAGATGGCACATACGGAGACCCGCTGACAAGCTGCAAAC ggtgtGAGTGTGACCTTTTGGGGACAGCCCCTGGAGGGTGTGATAAACAAACgggtgtgtgtaggtgtaaGGCAGGTGTGGTCGGTGCCCGCTGTGATGCGTGTGCCCGAGGGCACTGTGCCAGTTTCCCACAATGCCCTGTGTGTCCAAGCTGCTTTTTCTCCCTGGACGCTCAGCTCCAGAACCTGACTCTGGGCCTGGACTTCCTGCTGGATAGACTGGATCAAACTGGGCCCACCACTCCTGGAGACCTGGATGACCAAATCCAGAACCTGGAGAACACACTGCTCCAGATCAGAGGATCTCTCACACTGCCACCCCGCTCTGACCCCCTACTCAATAAAGGCCTGGATACACTCCGTACACTCAG gTTGTTCTTTATGAGGGTGAACAGTGGTCTGAAGGCTGCAGATCCATTTCCTGACCTGCAGGGGGGGCTGGACACCCTGGAGACTCTACTCGCCAGCATCCGCCTTGcatacagaaacaaaaacacgaCGACGTCCACCGGCAACAGCTATGCAG GTGTTCTGGCCGCTATTAAAAAGGCCTATGACCGGTCGGAGCAAGCGGAGAAACAAGCCAACATCACGGGGACAAccatcagccaatcagcttcCACCAGAGAGAACGCCAAAAAACAAGTGGACAGCGTCCAACCGGAAAATACCAAAACCCTGCAGAAACTCAGAGAGGACCTGGAAACCCGGCCCAACCTCACTCCCACAACTCTGCAG gtGTGTGGCAGTAACCGTGTGAGTCCCTGTACTCCAGCAGAGTGTGTAGGTGAGGTGTGTCCAGCTGGAGAAACGCCCACTTGTGAACAGATTGAACACTGTACTGGAGCCCTGCCTCAGTCTCTTACAGCAAAACAGGAAACTGAGCATGTGCAGAACAAACTACAACAACTCAGcaacaacataacacacacttacacacag atccaGGAGGTCCAGGACTTAGCCAATcatgtgagactgtccacagatgaaCTGACTAATCAGATCAGACAGATGAGGGATGACCTCGACTATGACCTTCAGAATGTTAAAGATTTTGTCAAGAAGCTCAAAGACTTCCTGTCAG ATCCCTCCTCTGACCCTGCACAGGTGCAGCAAGTGTGTGAGGAGGTCTTGGGGGTGGGGTTACATGAGGGGGAGGAGTCTCTGAGGAAGAAGCTGCAGGAGCTGCAGGACCTGGCCATGACTCTACCGGACAGCAGCAGGGTCCTGCAGGAAGCGGAGCCTAAACTCCTGCAGGCACAGCGCCTCCTACAGGAAGCTCAGAAAGCCag gaatGATTCACTGCGGCTGCAGGAGGACACTGACCAGCTGCTGGaggctcttatccagagtgatgACAACATCATGGACCTGGAGGACAAACTGAAACAGAGTCAGGACATCATcaacagtgtgaaggacaatgtgcagcag gtgGAGGACCTGTTGTCTCCAGTGGAGCAGTTGGTGTCTGAGGTGCCTGAGTTACTGGACTCAGTGCGCCCCCTCATGGAGAAGCTGAAGAATGCAGTCCAGAGAGCTGGAGTTCAGGCAGAAGAGGCAGAAAAGCAGGCAGGTGGAGCTCAGCTGGAGGCAAATCTTGCAGCAAAG gagTTAGAGGCTTTGCAAGACCAGCTGAAGAAATTAAAGCagaatgctaatgctagcagtGGGGCTAATGCGGCAGATCAGCGTGTGAATGTGCTTCAGGAGGACGCAGCAGCATTGGTCCAGGAGACAATCCACATGATGACCACTCTCACAG ATAGGGAGCGTTCTCTCCAGAATTCCACAGATTTCCTGCATAAGTCCTCTGAGCGTCTGGTGGGTTTGGACGCTCAGCTTCAAGGGCTGATCTCTGACATAAACAAGAAAGCCACAGAGCTAATGCTGTGTCAGGGCTGA
- the lamb3 gene encoding laminin subunit beta-3 isoform X2 yields the protein MKCCPCDSRNPAGPNAHTIQDILPMAEPERWWQSRKDVSPVSLQLDLKQMFQVDNVMLSFKGPRPEALVIERTRDFGKTWQPALYMASECASTFPQVTMAKPRTLYHTYCYTLPTTTSNPYQDQRIYFHPLHQYSGINVPQEQKIEEVSGFTGLRVNLTQFGSVPHLPGRSPSRFYALKALKVTGTCFCHGHANRCLPDPTSNLLSTVQVNEMCECQHNTAGVNCQRCADLYNDLPWRPAQLHNTHTCKRCECNNHAERCHFDAAVFERSGRRSGGVCDGCLHHTIGSNCERCADNYYRNKLSSIQSTDACIPCECNSAGVVPGRPCDPVTGVCVCKSNVEGVGCDRCRPGFFGLNAVNPLGCSECSCSVTGSLHGVCDAVSGQCSCRPNYYGHSCDRCSPGFWNSPSGCEPCTCDPESSLSSTCDQWTGQCVCRSGSMGRTCSGCADGTYGDPLTSCKRCECDLLGTAPGGCDKQTGVCRCKAGVVGARCDACARGHCASFPQCPVCPSCFFSLDAQLQNLTLGLDFLLDRLDQTGPTTPGDLDDQIQNLENTLLQIRGSLTLPPRSDPLLNKGLDTLRTLRLFFMRVNSGLKAADPFPDLQGGLDTLETLLASIRLAYRNKNTTTSTGNSYAGVLAAIKKAYDRSEQAEKQANITGTTISQSASTRENAKKQVDSVQPENTKTLQKLREDLETRPNLTPTTLQVCGSNRVSPCTPAECVGEVCPAGETPTCEQIEHCTGALPQSLTAKQETEHVQNKLQQLSNNITHTYTQIQEVQDLANHVRLSTDELTNQIRQMRDDLDYDLQNVKDFVKKLKDFLSDPSSDPAQVQQVCEEVLGVGLHEGEESLRKKLQELQDLAMTLPDSSRVLQEAEPKLLQAQRLLQEAQKARNDSLRLQEDTDQLLEALIQSDDNIMDLEDKLKQSQDIINSVKDNVQQVEDLLSPVEQLVSEVPELLDSVRPLMEKLKNAVQRAGVQAEEAEKQAGGAQLEANLAAKELEALQDQLKKLKQNANASSGANAADQRVNVLQEDAAALVQETIHMMTTLTDRERSLQNSTDFLHKSSERLVGLDAQLQGLISDINKKATELMLCQG from the exons ATGAAATGTTGCCCATGCGACTCCAGGAACCCAGCAGGTCCTAATGCCCACACCATCCAGGACATTCTCCCCATGGCAGAACCAGAACGCTGGTGGCAGTCCAGGAAAG atgtgAGTCCAGTCTCTCTGCAGCTTGATCTGAAACAGATGTTCCAGGTCGACAATGTGATGCTTTCGTTTAAG GGCCCTCGACCTGAGGCTCTTGTTATTGAAAGGACGAGAGATTTCGGCAAGACCTGGCAACCCGCTCTCTACATGGCATCTGAGTGTGCCTCCACCTTCCCCCAGGTTACCATGGCAAAGCCCAGAACCCTATACCACACCTACTGCTACACCCTCCCCACCACAACCTCCAATCCTTACCAGGACCAACGG ATTTATTTCCACCCTCTTCATCAGTACTCCGGGATTAACGTCCCCCAGGAACAGAAGATCGAAG AGGTTAGTGGGTTCACGGGTCTGCGTGTGAATCTGACCCAATTCGGTTCTGTTCCTCACCTTCCGGGTCGCAGCCCAAGCCGCTTCTATGCTCTCAAGGCCTTAAAAGTCACGGGGACATGTTTCTGCCATGGCCACGCCAATCGCTGCCTGCCCGATCCCACCTCCAACCTGCTGTCCACTGTACAG GTGAACGAAATGTGTGAATGCCAACATAACACAGCTGGTGTAAACTGTCAACGCTGCGCTGACCTTTACAACGACCTTCCCTGGAGACCAGCTCAACTCCACAACACACATACCTGCAAAC GTTGTGAGTGTAATAATCACGCTGAACGCTGTCACTTCGACGCTGCTGTGTTCGAGCGGAGTGGGCGGCGAAGCGGGGGAGTATGTGATGGGTGTTTACATCACACCATAGGAAGCAACTGCGAACGCTGCGCTGACAACTACTACAGGAACAAACTCAGCAGCATCCAGAGCACGGACGCATGCATAC CGTGTGAGTGTAACTCTGCAGGTGTGGTGCCCGGTCGCCCGTGTGACCCAGTAaccggagtgtgtgtgtgtaagtctaACGTGGAGGGTGTGGGATGTGACAGGTGCAGACCCGGGTTTTTTGGCCTGAACGCAGTGAACCCTCTCGGCTGCTCCG agtgttCCTGCAGTGTGACTGGTTCTCTCCAcggagtgtgtgatgctgtgaGCGGTCAGTGCTCTTGCCGTCCGAATTATTACGGACATTCCTGTGACCGCTGTTCTCCTGGGTTCTGGAACTCACCCTCAGGCTGTGAGCCTTGTACCTGTGACCCCGAGTCCTCCCTCAGCTCCACCTGTgaccag TGgacaggtcagtgtgtgtgtcggtCAGGGTCTATGGGACGTACATGCAGTGGCTGCGCAGATGGCACATACGGAGACCCGCTGACAAGCTGCAAAC ggtgtGAGTGTGACCTTTTGGGGACAGCCCCTGGAGGGTGTGATAAACAAACgggtgtgtgtaggtgtaaGGCAGGTGTGGTCGGTGCCCGCTGTGATGCGTGTGCCCGAGGGCACTGTGCCAGTTTCCCACAATGCCCTGTGTGTCCAAGCTGCTTTTTCTCCCTGGACGCTCAGCTCCAGAACCTGACTCTGGGCCTGGACTTCCTGCTGGATAGACTGGATCAAACTGGGCCCACCACTCCTGGAGACCTGGATGACCAAATCCAGAACCTGGAGAACACACTGCTCCAGATCAGAGGATCTCTCACACTGCCACCCCGCTCTGACCCCCTACTCAATAAAGGCCTGGATACACTCCGTACACTCAG gTTGTTCTTTATGAGGGTGAACAGTGGTCTGAAGGCTGCAGATCCATTTCCTGACCTGCAGGGGGGGCTGGACACCCTGGAGACTCTACTCGCCAGCATCCGCCTTGcatacagaaacaaaaacacgaCGACGTCCACCGGCAACAGCTATGCAG GTGTTCTGGCCGCTATTAAAAAGGCCTATGACCGGTCGGAGCAAGCGGAGAAACAAGCCAACATCACGGGGACAAccatcagccaatcagcttcCACCAGAGAGAACGCCAAAAAACAAGTGGACAGCGTCCAACCGGAAAATACCAAAACCCTGCAGAAACTCAGAGAGGACCTGGAAACCCGGCCCAACCTCACTCCCACAACTCTGCAG gtGTGTGGCAGTAACCGTGTGAGTCCCTGTACTCCAGCAGAGTGTGTAGGTGAGGTGTGTCCAGCTGGAGAAACGCCCACTTGTGAACAGATTGAACACTGTACTGGAGCCCTGCCTCAGTCTCTTACAGCAAAACAGGAAACTGAGCATGTGCAGAACAAACTACAACAACTCAGcaacaacataacacacacttacacacag atccaGGAGGTCCAGGACTTAGCCAATcatgtgagactgtccacagatgaaCTGACTAATCAGATCAGACAGATGAGGGATGACCTCGACTATGACCTTCAGAATGTTAAAGATTTTGTCAAGAAGCTCAAAGACTTCCTGTCAG ATCCCTCCTCTGACCCTGCACAGGTGCAGCAAGTGTGTGAGGAGGTCTTGGGGGTGGGGTTACATGAGGGGGAGGAGTCTCTGAGGAAGAAGCTGCAGGAGCTGCAGGACCTGGCCATGACTCTACCGGACAGCAGCAGGGTCCTGCAGGAAGCGGAGCCTAAACTCCTGCAGGCACAGCGCCTCCTACAGGAAGCTCAGAAAGCCag gaatGATTCACTGCGGCTGCAGGAGGACACTGACCAGCTGCTGGaggctcttatccagagtgatgACAACATCATGGACCTGGAGGACAAACTGAAACAGAGTCAGGACATCATcaacagtgtgaaggacaatgtgcagcag gtgGAGGACCTGTTGTCTCCAGTGGAGCAGTTGGTGTCTGAGGTGCCTGAGTTACTGGACTCAGTGCGCCCCCTCATGGAGAAGCTGAAGAATGCAGTCCAGAGAGCTGGAGTTCAGGCAGAAGAGGCAGAAAAGCAGGCAGGTGGAGCTCAGCTGGAGGCAAATCTTGCAGCAAAG gagTTAGAGGCTTTGCAAGACCAGCTGAAGAAATTAAAGCagaatgctaatgctagcagtGGGGCTAATGCGGCAGATCAGCGTGTGAATGTGCTTCAGGAGGACGCAGCAGCATTGGTCCAGGAGACAATCCACATGATGACCACTCTCACAG ATAGGGAGCGTTCTCTCCAGAATTCCACAGATTTCCTGCATAAGTCCTCTGAGCGTCTGGTGGGTTTGGACGCTCAGCTTCAAGGGCTGATCTCTGACATAAACAAGAAAGCCACAGAGCTAATGCTGTGTCAGGGCTGA